The DNA window AGCGGAAAAAACTTTCATAATCAAGGATTACGCGATTTGCGAAGGAGACACCGGATCTGCCGAAGTGCAAATCGCGGTCCTGACGAGCCGCATCAATCAGCTCACAGAGCATTTGAAGGTTCATAAAAAGGATAATCACAGCAGGCGCGGCCTGATTCTGCTCGTGGGCCGCCGCCGCCGCCTGCTAAACTATCTGGCCCGCCGGGATTTTCCCGGCTATCAGCGGCTTTTAAACAGGCTTGGGCTGAGAAAATAGGTTTTTCGCGCGGCCTCAAACCGGGCCAAGCAAACCTCGACCAAAAATACGGTTTAATTCAGAGGAGCCTAAATTGGCCAAGCATTGCTTTGACGTTCCGGTCGGCCGGTCGTCGTTCAGGTTCGAAACGGGACATGTCGCCGCCCAGGCGAACGCCGCGCTTATCGTTCGTTACGGCGACGTGGTGCTTTTGTGCTGCGTCACGATGAGCAAAAAACAACGGGAGGGAATAGACTTCTTTCCCCTTATGTGCGATTACGAAGAGCGTATGTACGCCGCGGGCAAATTCCCGGGCGGTTTCATCAAAAGGGAAGGCAGACCCAGCGAGAAGGCGGTTTTGACCAGCAGGATGATTGACAGGCCGATTCGCCCGCGGTTTCCGGAACACATGCGGAACGACGTTCAAGTGGTGGTTACCGCACTTTCCGCCGACAGCGAGCACACGGCGGACGTTGCGGCGATCAACGGGGCGAGTCTTGCGCTGCACATAAGCGACATCCCTTACGACAAGCCGGTTGCCGCGGTGAGAATAGGAGTTGTGGACGGCTCGCTTGTCGTTAATCCCACACAGAGCCAGCTCAAGGACAGTCCGCTGGATTTGCTGGTCGCGGGCACCGCCGACCGGATAAACATGATTGAGACGGAGGCAAGCGAGGTTTCCGAAAAGTTGCTTGCCGAGGGATTGGAGCTTGCCCACAGGGAGATTGCGGGCATCGTCGCCCATTTCGAAAGGATTCGCAGCGAGATCGGCAAGCCGAAGTGGGAATTGCCCGAGGCTGAAGACGCTTTCGCCGATTTCCGCGCGGAGTTGAAAAAATTCGCTTCACCGAAAATCGCGGAGATAATTCCGGCGGACGGCAAAGTGGATCTTTGGGAAGGCATAGACGCATTGGTGGAGGAATGCCGCGCGCAGTTCGCCGTTCCGGAAGGCGAGCCGGAGCCGCCCGTTGAGGAAGAATTGAAGAAGCTGATAAAGGAATACGCACGCAAGTTCACGTTTGATAAAGGCATTCGAGTGGACGGACGATCGCCGGGGGATGTCCGCCCGATCGAGGCCGAAGTGCATTTCCTTCCGCGAGTTCATGGCAGCGCGATGTTCAAGCGCGGTCAAACCCAGGTAATCAGCTGCGTCACGTTGGGCACCTACGCGGATCAGCAGAAAATCGACATAATGGAATTCGACGATTTCAAGCGCTATATGCATCATTACAATTTCCCGCCGTTTTCGGTCGGCGAAGTGAAGCCTTTGCGCGGCCCCGGCAGGCGCGATATCGGACACGGCGCGCTGGCTGAAAAGGCGCTTGTGCGGATGATTCCCGACGAAGAGGAGTACCCGTACAGCATACGGGTCGTTTCCGAGGTCGTGGAATCCAACGCGTCGTCTTCCATGGCAAGCGTTTGCGGAAGCACGATGGCGCTGCTGGATGCCGGCGTGCCGCTGAAGACGATGGTGGCCGGCATAAGCATAGGACTCATAACGGAAGGCGAAAAATGGCTGCTGCTGCGCGATCTTTCCGGTTTCGAGGATTTCAACGGCGATATGGATTTCAAGGTGGCCGGAACGGATCGCGGCATAACCGCCATCCAGCTGGACGTCAAAATCGAAGGGCTGACGCTCGAAATGATCAAGGCCACGCTTGAGGAGGCCAGGCAGGGCAGGCTGCATATACTGGGCGAAATGCGCAAAGTGATAGACCGTCCCAAGTCTGCCGAAGAGCTGTCTCCTTACATTCCGGTGCTTGACGTCATCAGAATAGATGTGGACAAAATCGGCGCGGTGATCGGTCCTTCCGGAAAAACGATCAAGAAGCTTTGCGCCGATTACGAGGCCCAAATCGATATCAGCGAAGACGGCTTGGTTTTCGTCCTTGGAAAGGACAGGGCCAAGGTAAAAGCTGCGGTTGACACGATCAGGGCAATGACAACCGACATCGAAGAAGGAATGGAGTTCAACGGCAAAGTTGTGCGGATTACCGAGTTCGGCGCGTTCATCGAACTCACTCCGGGCAACGACGGCTTGCTGCACATAAGCCAGATTGCCGACAGACGATTGGAGCGGGTTGAGGAAGAGCTGTCAATGGGCGATATCGTTCCTGTAAGAGTCAAGTTCATTGACGACAGCGGCAAAATTGACCTGGTGCGCACGGACGTGACGGTGAGCAGGGAGCGCCATCCGCGCAAGCAGGGTGGCGGCGGCCCGCCGAGGGGCGGAGGCAGGGGCGACCGCGGCGATCGTCCCAGGGGCGGCGACCGCGGCGAATCGCGTCCAAGAAGGTGGTAAAATGTTGTTCGGCTCGGCGGCCGCCGGGCTGTGCCCCAATGGGGCTTAGTAAAACCTATTCTGCGTGGAGAGGTGAAATGAGAAGGATTCTGTCAACGTTTTTGGTGGTGTTGCTCGCGTTCTTTTATCTGTTCGCGGTTTCCGGTTGCCCCAAGAGCCAGCCGGAAGCAGGCGATTTGCCTGAGAACACGGTCACACCGGCGGGCGGCGGCGGCGGCGCAACCGATGCCCCGGCCGACACCGGCGGTGATACCGGCGGCGATGCGGGAATGGACGAGGAAGGCGGAGAATAATTCGGCCAAGTTGCCATTACCCGGCCATCATCGGAAGACGGGTGAATTCCCGTCATTCGTGGACGGAAGATTGAAAAAGCCATGGCCCTTGCCGTTGCGGGGAGGCGGCTTTGCCTGCCGCCCGCCGTTACGGCGGGGGCCGCTTTTTTGTTGTGTGATTGATGCCCGCCTTTAACGCGATAAAAGCACGGGGAAATCCAGGAAGGCTTAGAATTTAAGGAAATGGTTAACCAGGTTATGAAAAATCCGGTAAAAATCGGTTTCTCTTATTAGTTTAACCAAAGGCGTAAGCCCGCTTGTTTGCTTCAACTCTTCCAGTTCCTCGGTGATTCTCGGATCCACCACGGCCACTACAAGCCTGTGTTTTTCGATGCGCAGCGGAATAATCCGGTGCTTTTTCAAATAGTAAAGCGGAAAGCTTTTAAAGGTGGTTATGTCCACGATTTCGCTTTGAAGCTCGACGATTTCGAGGCCCATCTCCGCGGCCATCGCGTCCTGCACCGGCGCCGGCACCGGTTTCACGAACTCCCATGTGCTTTCAGGCGAAGGTGCCTCGGGATCCAGCGCTATGTTGTAAATGTCGTTCAAAAAAACCGCTTCGGTTTCCAGCGAAATGTTGCCCGGCCTCGATTCGATTATCCTTCTGAATTCGGACATCGAAAGCGTTGCAAGCGAGCGCTCTCTATAGCGCAGAAGGTTTCTGAGCTCCGGGTTGTACCAGTGCTTTTGCGCCGCGAAGTCGCGGTTGATGATCAGCCACTTAATCAGCAGCCCTTCGGACGGAGGGTATCGTTGGTAGTAGTGGCTGAAGATCTCGTG is part of the bacterium genome and encodes:
- the rpsO gene encoding 30S ribosomal protein S15, whose product is MTLTQAEKTFIIKDYAICEGDTGSAEVQIAVLTSRINQLTEHLKVHKKDNHSRRGLILLVGRRRRLLNYLARRDFPGYQRLLNRLGLRK
- a CDS encoding polyribonucleotide nucleotidyltransferase; this encodes MAKHCFDVPVGRSSFRFETGHVAAQANAALIVRYGDVVLLCCVTMSKKQREGIDFFPLMCDYEERMYAAGKFPGGFIKREGRPSEKAVLTSRMIDRPIRPRFPEHMRNDVQVVVTALSADSEHTADVAAINGASLALHISDIPYDKPVAAVRIGVVDGSLVVNPTQSQLKDSPLDLLVAGTADRINMIETEASEVSEKLLAEGLELAHREIAGIVAHFERIRSEIGKPKWELPEAEDAFADFRAELKKFASPKIAEIIPADGKVDLWEGIDALVEECRAQFAVPEGEPEPPVEEELKKLIKEYARKFTFDKGIRVDGRSPGDVRPIEAEVHFLPRVHGSAMFKRGQTQVISCVTLGTYADQQKIDIMEFDDFKRYMHHYNFPPFSVGEVKPLRGPGRRDIGHGALAEKALVRMIPDEEEYPYSIRVVSEVVESNASSSMASVCGSTMALLDAGVPLKTMVAGISIGLITEGEKWLLLRDLSGFEDFNGDMDFKVAGTDRGITAIQLDVKIEGLTLEMIKATLEEARQGRLHILGEMRKVIDRPKSAEELSPYIPVLDVIRIDVDKIGAVIGPSGKTIKKLCADYEAQIDISEDGLVFVLGKDRAKVKAAVDTIRAMTTDIEEGMEFNGKVVRITEFGAFIELTPGNDGLLHISQIADRRLERVEEELSMGDIVPVRVKFIDDSGKIDLVRTDVTVSRERHPRKQGGGGPPRGGGRGDRGDRPRGGDRGESRPRRW